The genomic region CCAATGAGGACAAGCTCAGGCACTTCCTCAAGCAGGTCACCGCGGACCTCCGGCAGACCCGCCAGGAGCTGACCGAGGTCCGCGCGGCCGAGCACGAGCCGATCGCCATCATCGGCATGGCCTGCCGGTACCCCGGCGGCATCGGCTCACCGGAACAGCTGTGGGACCTGCTGGCCGAGGGCGCGGACGCGGTCACCGGGTTCCCGGCCGACCGCGGCTGGCCCGACCTGCTCGACGAGGACCCGTCCGCCACCGGCCGCACCTACACCGGCCACGGCGCGTTCCTGGACGGCGTCGCCGACTTCGACCCCGCGTTCTTCGGCATCTCCCCGCGCGAAGCCCTGGCCATGGACCCCCAGCAGCGCCTGCTGCTGGAGACCTCCTGGGAGGCGTTCGAGCGGGCCGGGATCGACCCGAACTCCTTGCGCGGCAGCAAGACCGGCGTGTTCGCCGGGGTGATCTACAACGACTACGCCGCCCGCCTGCACGAGGTCCCGGAGGGCGTCGAGGGCTACCTCGGCACCGGCAACTCCGGCAGCGTCGCCTCCGGCCGCATCGCCTACACCCTCGGACTGGAGGGCCCCGCGCTCACCATCGACACGGCGTGCTCCTCCTCGCTGGTGGCGCTGCACCTGGCCGCACAAGCCCTGCGCAAGGGCGAGTGCACGCTGGCCCTGGCCGGCGGCGTGACCACCATGGCCACCCCGCAGATCTTCGTCGAGTTCTCCCGCCAGCGCGGCCTGGCCACCGACGGCCGCTGCAAGGCCTTCGCCGACGCCGCCGACGGCACCGGCTGGGGCGAGGGCGTCGGCCTGCTGCTGGTCGAACGCCTCTCCGACGCCCAGCGCAACGGCCACCCGGTCCTCGCGGTGCTCAAGGGCAGCGCGGTCAACCAGGACGGCGCCTCCAGCGGCCTCACCGCGCCGAACGGCCCGTCCCAGCAACGCGTCATCCGCGCCGCCCTCGCCGACGCGCAGCTCACCCCCGCCCAGGTCGACGTGGTGGAGGCGCACGGCACCGGCACCCGCCTCGGCGACCCGATCGAGGCCCAGGCGGTGCTCGCGGCGTACGGGCAGGACCGGGAACGCCCGCTGTGGCTGGGTTCGGTGAAGTCGAACATCGGTCACACCCAGGCCGCGGCCGGGGTCGCGGGCGTGATCAAGATGGTCATGGCGATGCGGCACGGCGTGCTGCCCAGGACGTTGCACGTGGACGAGCCCTCGCGGCAGGTGGACTGGTCGGTCGGCGCGGTGTCGCTGCTGACCGAGCCGCAGCCGTGGACGGGGGAGGTGCGGCGGGCCGGGGTGTCCAGCTTCGGGGTGAGCGGGACGAACGCGCACGTGATCCTGGAACAGGCCCCCGTGGCCGCGGAGAACGAGACCAGCGCCGCCCAGCCCGCCACCGCCGTGGGCACCGCGCCAACCGCCGCCGCTGCTGCCGTGGGCACCGCCGCTGTCGCCGCGTCCGCCGCTGCCGCCGCACTGCCCTTCCTGCTCTCCGGCAAGACCGCCGCCGCCCTCCGCGCCCAGGCCACCCGCCTCCGCGACCACCTCGCCACGCACACCCCCGCCCCGCTCGACCTCGCGCACACCCTCACCACCCGCAGCGCCTTCGAGCACCGCGCCGTCCTGCTCGGCGACCTCACCGCCCTGGACGCCCTCGCCACCGACGAGATCACCCCCGCCCTGGTCCGCGGCACCGCCGCCCGGCCGGGCAAGGTCGTCTTCGTCTTCCCCGGCCAGGGTTCCCAGTGGCGGGGCATGGCCGTCGAGCTGCTCGACTCCTCCCCGGTCTTCGCCGCCCGCATCGCCGACTGTGCCGAGGCGCTCCACGAGTTCGTCGACTGGAACCTCCTGGATGTCCTGCGCGACAACGACTACGACCAGGTCGACGTGGTCCAGCCCGCGCTCTGGGCGGTCATGGTCTCCCTGGCCGCGGTCTGGCGTTCGCACGGTGTCGAGCCTGCCGGAGTGGTCGGCCACTCACAGGGCGAGATCGCCGCCGCCGCGGTGTCCGGCGCGCTGTCCCTCCGTGACGCGGCCAAGGTGGTTGCCCTGCGCAGCAAGGCGATCCGGGCACTGGCGGGCAAGGGCGGCATGATGTCGGTTCCGCTGCCGGTCGCCGAGGTCGAGAACCGGCTGGCTCGCTGGGACGGGCGGATCTCGGTGGCCGCGGTCAACGGCGCCTCCTCCGTCGTGGTGGCCGGGGATCCGGACGCGCTGGAGGAGCTGTTCGCCGACTGCGCGGACACCGATGTCAAGGCCCGGCGGATCCCGGTGGACTACGCCTCGCACTCCGTGCACGTCGAACAGATCCGCGATGAGCTGCTGACCGTCCTCAGTGGACTGTCGCCGCGCAGCTCGGACATCCCGTTCCACTCCACCGTCACTGCGGGCCCGATCGACACCGCCGCGCTGGACGCGGAGTACTGGTACACCAATCTGCGCCAGACCGTGCGGTTCGAGGAGACCGTGCGCGGGCTGCTCGCCACCGGGCACCGCACCTTCATCGAGGCCAGCCCGCACCCGGTGCTCGCGGTCGGCATCCAGGAGACCGCCGACCGGGCCGAGACCCCCGCGGTCACCGTCGGCTCGCTGCGCCGTGAGGAGGGCGGGCTGCTGCGGCTGCACACCTCCCTCGCCGAGGCCTGGACCCGGGGCGTGCCGGTGGACTTCGCGCCCGCGGTCCGCGGCGGCCACCGGGTCGACCTGCCCACCTACGCCTTCCAGCACCAGCGGTACTGGCTCGAACCCGCCGCCGGCATCACCGCGGACGAGCAGTTCTGGACCGCGGTGGAGAACCAGGACCTCACCGCCCTCGCCGAGCTGCTGCCCGGACTGGCCGCGCAGCGCCGCGTCAAGCCGGAACCCGCCGCGCAACCCGCGCCCGAACCCGGGTTCGCCGAACGGCTGGCCGCACTCGAACCGGCCGAGGCCCAGCGCCGCCTGCTGGACCTGGTGCGCGGGCACGCCGCCGCCGTGCTCGGCCACACCGCCGCCGAGGACGTGGCCACCGACCGCGCCTTCCTGGAGTCCGGTTTCGACTCGCTCACCGCGGTCGAGCTGCGCAACCGGCTGACCGCGGCCACCGGCGTCCAGCTCGCGCCCGGCCTGCTGCTCCAGCACCCCACCCCGGCCGAGCTCGCCGCCCACCTGCGCGACCGCATCGGCGTCACCGAGACCCCGGCCCAGCAGCCCAGCACCCTGGCCACGCTCTACCAGGAGTCCGTCCGAAGTGGACGGATCGCGCAGTTCATGGACCTGCTCGCCGACACCGCCGCGTTCCGGCCCAGCTTCGACGAGACCAGCGACCGCGCCGACCTGGTCCGCCCGATCCGGCTGGCCGCCGAGGGCGAGGGACCGGTGCTCATCGGGTGCAGCGGCACCGCGGCCATCTCCGGCCCGCACGAGTTCGCCCGCCTGGCCACCGCCCTGCGCGGCCAGTACCCGATGGCCGCGCTGCCACTGCCCGGCTACCTCGACGGCGAACCCCTGCCCGCCACGCTGACCGCCGCCCTGCGCTTGCAGGCGCAGGCCGTGCTGGCGCAGGCCGACGGCCGCCCGTTCGTCCTCATCGGACACTCCGCGGGCGCGATCCTGGCGCACCAGCTCGCCGCACACCTGACCGAGGGCGGCACCCCGCCCGCCGGCCTGGTGCTGCTGGACGTCTACGAACCCGACCACAGCGGCCCGATCGGCGTGTGGCAGCGGGAGATGACCGAGTGGATGCTCGGCAACCAGGGCGACTACGTGCCCGCTGACGACACCCGGCTCACCGCCATGGGCGCCTACTACCGGCACCTCGCCGGGTGGCAGCCCAGCGCACTGCCCGTGCCCACCCTGCTGGTGCGGGCCAGCGAGCCGATGGGGGAGTGGACCGGCGAGGCCGACTGGCGCTCGCACTGGCCCTTCCCGCACGCCGTGGCCGATGTGCCGGGCAACCACTTCACCATGACCCAGCAGCACGCCGGGGCCACCGCACAGTCCATTGTGGACTGGGTCGCCTCGTCCGTCACCGTCGCCGGAAACGCGAAGCAAGAACAGGAACCACGATGACAGCAGACACCGGCGACAACGGCCTCTGGCTGCGCCGATTCCACCCCACCGAGGACAGCAAGGTCCGGCTGGCCTGCTTCCCGCACGCCGGTGGCGCGGCCAGCTACTACTACCCGTTCTCGGCCGCGCTCACCCCCTCCATCGAGGTGCTGGCCGTGCAGTACCCGGGACGGCAGGACCGGCGGCTGGACCCGCGGATCGAGAACGTGCAGGAGTTCGCCAGGGAGATCGTCAAACCCCTGCTCGCCTGGACCGACCAGCCGCTGGCGCTGTTCGGGCACAGCATGGGCGCGAGCATCGCCTTCGAGGTCGCCACCCTGCTGGAGCAGGAGTTCGACGTGGTCCCGGCCGCGCTGTTCGCCTCCGGCCGCCGCGCCCCGTCCCGGCACCGGGACGAACGCGTGCACCAGCAGAGCGACGACGGCATCGTGGCCGAGCTGCAACGCCTCTCCGGCACCGACTCCGCGCTGCTGGGCGATGAGGAGCTGCTGCGCATGGTGCTGCCCGCGATCCGCAGCGACTACAAGGCCGCCGAGACCTACCGCTGGCAGGGCGGGGTGCCGCTGTCCTGCCCGATCACCGCGATCGTCGGCGAGGCGGATCCGAGGGTCAACCTGGACGAGGCCACCACCTGGGGCGAGCACACCCGCGGCGAGTTCGCGCTGCGCACCATGCCCGGTGGCCACTTCTACCTCAACCACCACCAGTCGGACGTCGTCAACGAGATCTCCGACCAGCTCATCTCCTTCTGCGCCAAGGAGGCGTGATGTCCGACCGCACGCCGAGCCAGCTGGGCCTGCACCTGCAGATGACCCGAGGGCTCCAGTGGCACTTCGGCACCACCGGCGACCCGTACGCGCTCATCCTGCGCGCCCAGGCCGACGACCCCACCCCGTTCCACGCCATGGTCCGCGAACGCGGTGTGCTGCACCAGAGCCTGCTCGGCGCGTTCGTCACCGCCGACCCGGACCTGGGCCGCACCATCCTCACCGATCCGAGGCTGGGCTTGCGCAAGGCCGACGGCGAACCGCCGGTGCCGCAGGTGCTCCCGCTGGACGAGACCTTCCTCGGTCTTGGCGCGGCCGGGCACGCCCGGATCACCGAGCGCGCGGCGAACCTGCTCAGCGAACAGGCCGTGCACATCCACGAACCGCACGTCCGCCGCCTGGCCGAGTCCAGGATCAGCAAGCAGGACAGCCGGTTCGACCTGGTGACCGACTTCGCCGCGCCGCTGGCGGTGGACCTCACCGCCGACCTGCTCGGCATCCCCGACGCCGACCGCGCGCACTTCGCCAGCCTGTGCGCCGACCTGCGGCCCACCCTGGACTCCCTGGTGTGCCCGCAGCCGCTCGGCCCGACCAGGGCCCTGCTGGCCGCGCTGGCCAACGTGACGAAGCTGTTGTCCGACATGGGTTGCACGGTGCCCGAGGCCCGGCACGCCGCGGTGATCACCGCCACCGCCGGGGTGGAGATCGGCACCACGCTGCTGGTGAACGCGGTGCACGCGCTGCTGGCCCGCCCCGAGCAGTGGGCGAAGCTGGTCGGCGACCCCGGCCTGGCCGCCGACGCGGTCACCGAGACCCTGCGCTTCGACGCGCCGGTCCAGCTGCACACCAGGGTCGCCCTGGCCGACACCGAGTTCGCCGGGATCGAGATCCCCAAGGACAGCCAGCTGGTGGTGCTCGCCGGGGCCGCCGGCCGCGATCCCGGGCTCTACGCCGACGCGGATGAGTTCGAGCTGACCCGCGTGCCCGGTCCCGCACCGCTGTCCTTCACCGGCGGATTCCACTGTGGACTGCTGGCCCCGCTGCTGCGGGTGCAGGCCGAGACCGCGCTGCGGGTGCTCGCCGAACACGCCCCCAAGCTGCGCCAGACCGGCAAGCTGTTGCGCCGCAGGCGCTCCCCGGTCCTGCGCGGCCCCCTCAGTCTTCCTGTCACGGCCTAGCCGCCACCGCTTCCGGAAGGAGCCGCCGATGCGTGTGCTCATGACCTCCTTCGCGCACAACACCCACTTCTTCAGCATGGTGCCGCTGGCCTGGGCGCTGCGCACCGCGGGCCACGAAGTCCGCATCGCCAGCCAGCCCGCGCTCACCGACGCGATCACGCACGCCGGGCTCACCGCGGTCCCGGTCGGCGAGGACCACGTCATCCACCAGACCCGCGAGCAGGCCACCAGCGAGAAGCAGGCCGACCACCCGGAGATCAACTTCTCCGAGACCAGGCCGGAGGTGCTCACCTGGGACTACATGCTCGGCATGTACACCATGATGACGCCGATGTTCTACTCGTTGGCCAACAACGACTCCATGGTCGACAAGCTGGTCGCCTTCGCCCGCTCCTGGCAGCCCGACCTGGTCATCTGGGAACCGTTCACCTGGGCCGGATCCCTGGCCGCGCGGGCCAGCGGGGCCGCGCACGCCCGGCTGCTCTGGGGCCCGGACGTGCTGACCCGCACCAGGAACCGCTTCCTGGAGCTGCACGAGCAGCAGCCCGAACCGCACCGGGACGACCCACTGGGCGAATGGCTGGGCTGGACCTGCGAACGCCTGGGCATCACCTTCGACGAGGAGCTGGTCAGCGGCCAGTGGACGATCGACCAGACCCCGGCCAGCACCCGGCTGCCGGTCGGCCAGCCCATCGTGCCCATGGGCTACGTGCCCTACAACGGGCCCGCGGTGGTGCCGGAGTGGTTGCGGGTCAAGCCTTCCCGGCCCCGAGTGTGCATCACCCTCGGCGTGTCCGCGCGGGAGAGCCTCGGCGGTGACTCGGTCTCCTTCACCGACCTGGTGACGGCCATGGCCGACCTGGACATCGAGATCATCGCCACCATGAGCGCGGCCCAGCAGGCCGAGCTGACCGAGGTCCCGGAGAACCTGAAGCTGGTGGAGTTCGTGCCGCTGCACGCGCTGATGCCCACCTGCTCGGCGATCATCCACCACGGCGGCGCGGGCACCGCGGCCACCGCGATGCTCTACGGCGTGCCGCAGCTGCTGCTGCCGGAGATGTTCGACGCGGTGCTCAAGGCCCAGCAGCTGGAGGGCATCAACGCCGGTCTGTACGTGCGCCCGGCCGAGCTGACCGCGGAAGCCTTGCGGGACAAGCTCATCCGCCTGCTCACCGACCCCGCCTTCACCGAGGGCGCGGCCAGGCTGCGCGGCGAGGTGCTCGCCGACCCCAAGCCCAACGAGATCGTCCCGGAGCTGGAGCGCCTGGCCGCCCAGCACCGCGCCCCGGTCCCCTCAGCGTAAGGAAACCCATGTACGACACCGAGTTGGCGGACGTTTACGACGCCATCTACCGAGGCCGCGGCAAGGACTACCCGGCCGAGGCCGCCCAGGTGCACGGGCTGATCACCGCCCGCAAGTCCGACGCCACCGACCTGCTCGACGTGGCCTCCGGCACCGGCGCGCACCTCGGCCCGTTCACCCAGCTCTTCGGCCACGTGGAGGGACTTGAGCTCTCCGAGGCCATGGTGCGCATCTCCAGTGACCGCTTCCCCGAGGTCACCGTGCACCAGGGCGACATGCGCGAGTTCGACCTCGGTCGCACCTTCCACGCGGTCACCTGCATGTTCAGCTCCATCGGCTACATGGCCGACCAGGACGAGCTGGACCGCGCGCTGGCCGCCTTCGCCCGGCACACCGAGCCCGGCGGCGTGATCGTGATCGAGCCCTGGTGGACGCCGGAGAAGTTCCTGGACGGCTACGTCGGCGGCGACGTGGTCCGGGTGGACGGCCGCACCATCGCCAGGGTCTCGCACTCCCGCCGCGAGGGCGACCACACCCACATGGACGTGCACTACACGGTGGCCGAGCCGGACAAGGGCATCGAGCACTTCACCGACACGCACGTCATCACCCTGTTCACCCGCGAGCAGTACGAGACCGCCTTCGAGCGGGCCGGCTGCGTCGTGGAGTTCGTCGAGGGCGGCCCGTCCGGCCGCGGTCTGTTCGTGGGAGTCGTGAAGTGAGACGCAGCAAGAAGCTGTTGGCCGCACTGGCTTTGACCGCCGCCACTGCCCTGGTGGCGAGCACCGGAGCCACCGCGGCGCCGACCAGCGGGCGCACCGGCGTGCACCCGCTGGTCGCCCAGATGACGCTGGACGAGAAGCTCTCGTTCGTGCACTGGACGGTCGCCTTCACCGGCCCGTTCAGCGTCGGCTCGCTGCCCGGCGTGCCGCGGCTGGGCATCCCGGAGATCCGCTCCGCCGACGGCCCGGCGGGTATCCGGCTGAACAACCAGCCGGCCACCGCGATGCCGGCGCCGGTCGCGCTCGCCGCCACCTTCGACGACGAGCTGGCCCGCAAGTACGGCGAGGTCATGGGCCGCGATGGCCGTGCGCTGCAACAGGACGTGGTCTTCGGCCCGATGATGAACATCATCAGGGTGCCGCAGGCCGGCCGGAACTTCGAGACCTTCAGCGAGGACCCGCTGGTCTCCGCGCGCACCGCGGCCGCGCAGATCAGGGGCATCCAGAGCCAGGGCCTGATCGCCACCGCCAAGCACTACGCGGCGAACAACCAGGAGCACAACCGGCAGAACATCAACGTCACGGTCGACGAGCAGACCCTGCGCGAGATCGAGCTGCCCGCCTTCGAGGCCTCGGTCAAGGCCGGTGTCAGCTCGGTGATGTGCGCCTACAACAAGGTCAACGGCACGCCGTCCTGCGGGCACCAGGAGCTGCTCACCTCGATCCTGCGTGAGCAGTGGGGTTTCCAGGGCTGGGTGATGTCGGACTGGCTGGCCACGCACAGCACCGACTCGATCAGCAAGGGCCTGGACCAGGAACTGGGCATCGACTGGAGCCAGGGTGTCGAACACGGCATCCCCGGCGGCCTGCACTTCGGCAAGAAGCTGAAGGAAGCCGTGCAGAACGGCCAGATCCCGATGTCCACTGTGGACAGAGCGGTGAGCAGGATCGTCGGCCAGCTGGACCGGCACGGCCTCATCGGCGCCAACCCGCGTCCCCGGCCGACCCGCGACCTGGCCACCGCCAACGCGGTCACCCAGCAGGTCGCCGAGGCAGGCGGTGTGCTGCTGCGCAACCAGAACCAGGCCCTGCCGCTGCTCGCCGGGGACGGCGCCAACATCGCGGTGATCGGCCCGCGCGCCAAGGACCCCAAGGTCACCGGCCTGGGCAGCGCGCACGTGGTGCCGGACAGCGCCAAGGCCCCGATCGACACCATCCGCGCCCGCGCCGGAGCAGGGGCGACGGTCACCTACTCCGCCGGTGAGGAGCTCGTCGGCTCGCCGATCCCGGCAGGCACGCTGACCCCGGCGTTCCCGACCGGCACCGTGCTCCAGCCGGGCACCGCGGGCCAGTTCTACGAGGGCACCCTGACCGCGCCGGTCACCGGCGACTACCGGATCGCCATCGAGGCCACCGGCGGTTTCGCCACGGTGCAGATCGGCAACCAGACCCCGATCGAAGCGGGCGAGGTCTACGGCAAGATCACCAGCGCGGTGGTCCACCTGACCGCGGGCACCCACAAGATCACCATGTCCGGCTCGGCCCCCGTGGCGTCCTCGCTGTCGGTCAAGCTGTCCTGGGTCACCCCGGAAGCCGCCGAGGCCGCGATCGTGGCCGCGGTGCAGGCCGCCAAGACCGCCCGCACCGCGGTGGTCTTCGCCTACGACGACGGCATGGAGGGCTACGACCGGGCCAACCTGTCCCTGCCCGGCCGCCAGAACAAGCTGATCACCGAGGTGGCCAAGGCCAACTCCAACACCGTGGTCGTGCTCAACACGGGTTCGTCGATCACCATGCCCTGGCTGGACAGGACCGCCGCGGTGCTGGACATGTGGTACCCCGGCCAGACCGGCGCCGAGGCCACCACGGCACTGCTGTTCGGCGACACCAACCCCAGCGGCAAGCTCACCCAGACCTTCCCGCTGGACGAGAACAGCCACCCGGTGGCCGGCAACCCGGAGCGCTACCCCGGTATCGGCAACGAGCAGAAGTACACCGAGGGCATCCAGGTCGGCTACCGCTGGTACGACAAGCAGAAGGTCAAGCCCCTGTTCCCGTTCGGCCACGGGCTGTCGTACACCTCGTTCACCTACACGGACCTGGCGACCAAGGTCGTCGCGGACGGTCTGGAGGTGAGCTTCTCCTTGCGCAACACCGGAATCCGGAAGGGCAAGGAGGTGCCGCAGGTGTACCTGGGCGCGAGTCCGCTGGTGAGCGCGCCGCAGGCGGAGAAGGCGCTGGCGGGGTACGCGAAGGTGGAGCTGCTGCCGGGGGAGAGCAAGCGGGTCACGGTGAAGGTGGACGCGCAGCGGTTGAAGTACTGGAACTCGGCTGCTGACCGGTGGGTCACGGGGGCGGGGGTGCGGACGGTGCAGGTTGGCGGGTCGTCGGCGCAGCTGCCGCTGAAGGGGTCGGTTGTGGTGGCTCCGTAGCCGGATTGGCTGAATTGGTTGGTGGGGCCCGGACGCGGGGATGCGTCCGGGCCCTTGGCTTGGGTGGGGAGGACTCGGTCTCCAGCGCCGACTGCCGCTCCCCAACCTTGCCCCGGCCCCTCGCCCTTGACCCCCAGCTCTCGTCCCCCGTCCTGCTCCTGCCCCCGTCCTACTGCTGCTTCCCGCTCCCGCTCTTGCTTCCCGCTCCCGCTGCTGCGTCCTGCTCCCGCTCCCTGCTCCCGGCTTCTGCTCCCGCTCCCGCCTGCAATCTCCGCTTCAAGACGACCGGTCATATTGAGACGACCGGTCACATTCAAGTCAGGCTGCCAGCCCGCGAATATGACCGGTCGTCTGTATATGACCGGTCGTCTTAAAGCGGCGGTGGGTCTGGTCGGAGCGAGTGAGTGCTGGGGGCCTGGCCAGCCGATCAGCCGCAGCCTCGCCACCGGCAGAGCCACCGATCCCGTCCTACGCTCCCCAAGCCACCCGAAAAAATCCCCACCCCCTGTCGATCCCCCGCCCACCCCGTTCGACCCAGGAGTGAACGGGTCCACCGGACCCCGACCGACCCAGGGAGTTCCCCATGAGGTTCATGCTGATCATGCGCGCCACCGACGAGACCATCCAGGCGTACCAGGACGTCGACTTCGGCGAGATCATGGAGTCGATGGGGAAGTTCGCCGACGAGATGATCCGCGCCGGTGTGCTGGTCGCGACCGAGGGGCTGGACACCGCGGGCGGAGTTGTCGTCGACTACTCGACCGAGCCGCCGGTGGTCACCGATGGGCCCTACGGGGAGACCAAGGAGCTGTTCGGGGGTTTCTGGATCTTGAACGTGGCGTCCAGGGAAGAGGCTGTGGAGTGGGCTCGGCGGGCGCCGATGACCGGGCCGGGGGCCAAGTGCGAGATCCGGCGGATCACCTCGATCGAGGAGTTCCCGCAGGACAACGTCTGGATCCAGAAGGAGCGGGCGTGGCGCGAGGCGACCGGGCAGCTCTGAGCGATGGCTGAACCCACCGGGCGGGCGGCGGTGGCCGCGGTGTGGCGGATCGAGTCGGCGCGGATCGTCGGTGCGCTCGCCCGCGGCACCGGCGACTTCGCGCTGGCCGAGGACCTCGCCCAGGAGGCGCTGGCCGAGGCGTTGGTGACCTGGCCGCGGGAGGGGGTGCCGCGCAGTCCGGCGGGGTGGCTGCTCACCGTGGGCAGGCGCCGGGCCGTCGACGCCTTCCGCAGGCGCGCCGCGCTCGACCACCGGTACGCCGCCTTCGCCCGTGGCCTGGACGACGGCGGGGCGTACGCCGGCAGCGAGCCCTCGGCCACCGGTGACCTGCTGTGGGATCCGGATCAGCTCGACGACGACGTGCTGGCGCTGATGTTCATCTCCTGCCACCCGGTGCTGTCCAGACAAGCCCGGGTGAGCCTGACCCTGCGCGTGGTCGGCGGCCTGACCAGCGAGGAGATCGCCAGAGCGTTCCTGGTGCCGACCGCGACCGTGCAGGCCCGGATCACCAGGGCGAAGAAGACCCTGGCCGCGGCGCGGGTGCCGTTCGAGGTGCCGTCGGGGCGGGAGCGGGCGGAGCGGCTGGGGTCGGTGCTCAGCGTGGTCTACCTGATCTTCACCGAGGGGTCCTCGGCCAGCTCCGGCAGCGACCTGATCCGGGTCGACCTGGCAGGGGAGGCCCAGCGCCTGGCGCGGGTGCTCGCACGGCTGATGCCCACTGAGCCTGAGGTGCTCGGACTGCTCGCGCTGCTGGAACTGACCGCCGCGCGCTTCCCCGCCCGCATCGGCCCGGACGGTGAACCGGTGCTGCTGGAACACCAGAACCGCGGCCGCTGGGACCAGGCCGCGATCCGCCGGGGCCGGGCCGCGCTGACCCGCGCCCAGCGGGTCGGCCGCGGGCTCGGCGCCTACGGCGTGCAGGCCGCGATCGCGGAATGCCATGCCGTGGCGGAGTCGGTGGCGGCGACGAACTGGGCGCGGATCGTGCTGCTCTACGAAGCACTCGGCCGGGTCGCGCCGTCGCCGGTGGTCGAGCTCAACCGGGCGGTCGCGGTCTCCATGGCGCAGGGGCCGACCGCGGCGCTGCCGATCGTGGACGAGCTGGTGGCCGCGAAGTCCCTGCCGACCTCGCACCTGCTGCCCAGCGTGCGCGGGGAGCTGCTCACCCGCCTGGGACGCGCCGAGGAGGCGCGGGCGGAACTGGCGCGGGCGATCGGGTTGTGCGGCAACAAGAAGGAACGGGCGTTGCTGGCCCGCAAGATCGCCGACCTCGGCTGAGACCAGCGCTGGGGGGTGCGGCCCGGGTGTCAGCACACATCCGGGCCGCGGCCCCTACTCGGCGGCGAAGGCGGCCCGGACCGCCGAGATCACCGCGTCCACCTGCTCATCCGGCAGGTGCGGGCCGATCGGCAGGCTCAGCACCTGCTCGGCCAGTCGCTCCGCC from Crossiella sp. CA-258035 harbors:
- a CDS encoding YciI family protein; its protein translation is MRFMLIMRATDETIQAYQDVDFGEIMESMGKFADEMIRAGVLVATEGLDTAGGVVVDYSTEPPVVTDGPYGETKELFGGFWILNVASREEAVEWARRAPMTGPGAKCEIRRITSIEEFPQDNVWIQKERAWREATGQL
- a CDS encoding glycoside hydrolase family 3 C-terminal domain-containing protein, encoding MRRSKKLLAALALTAATALVASTGATAAPTSGRTGVHPLVAQMTLDEKLSFVHWTVAFTGPFSVGSLPGVPRLGIPEIRSADGPAGIRLNNQPATAMPAPVALAATFDDELARKYGEVMGRDGRALQQDVVFGPMMNIIRVPQAGRNFETFSEDPLVSARTAAAQIRGIQSQGLIATAKHYAANNQEHNRQNINVTVDEQTLREIELPAFEASVKAGVSSVMCAYNKVNGTPSCGHQELLTSILREQWGFQGWVMSDWLATHSTDSISKGLDQELGIDWSQGVEHGIPGGLHFGKKLKEAVQNGQIPMSTVDRAVSRIVGQLDRHGLIGANPRPRPTRDLATANAVTQQVAEAGGVLLRNQNQALPLLAGDGANIAVIGPRAKDPKVTGLGSAHVVPDSAKAPIDTIRARAGAGATVTYSAGEELVGSPIPAGTLTPAFPTGTVLQPGTAGQFYEGTLTAPVTGDYRIAIEATGGFATVQIGNQTPIEAGEVYGKITSAVVHLTAGTHKITMSGSAPVASSLSVKLSWVTPEAAEAAIVAAVQAAKTARTAVVFAYDDGMEGYDRANLSLPGRQNKLITEVAKANSNTVVVLNTGSSITMPWLDRTAAVLDMWYPGQTGAEATTALLFGDTNPSGKLTQTFPLDENSHPVAGNPERYPGIGNEQKYTEGIQVGYRWYDKQKVKPLFPFGHGLSYTSFTYTDLATKVVADGLEVSFSLRNTGIRKGKEVPQVYLGASPLVSAPQAEKALAGYAKVELLPGESKRVTVKVDAQRLKYWNSAADRWVTGAGVRTVQVGGSSAQLPLKGSVVVAP
- a CDS encoding DUF6596 domain-containing protein → MAEPTGRAAVAAVWRIESARIVGALARGTGDFALAEDLAQEALAEALVTWPREGVPRSPAGWLLTVGRRRAVDAFRRRAALDHRYAAFARGLDDGGAYAGSEPSATGDLLWDPDQLDDDVLALMFISCHPVLSRQARVSLTLRVVGGLTSEEIARAFLVPTATVQARITRAKKTLAAARVPFEVPSGRERAERLGSVLSVVYLIFTEGSSASSGSDLIRVDLAGEAQRLARVLARLMPTEPEVLGLLALLELTAARFPARIGPDGEPVLLEHQNRGRWDQAAIRRGRAALTRAQRVGRGLGAYGVQAAIAECHAVAESVAATNWARIVLLYEALGRVAPSPVVELNRAVAVSMAQGPTAALPIVDELVAAKSLPTSHLLPSVRGELLTRLGRAEEARAELARAIGLCGNKKERALLARKIADLG